A portion of the Candidatus Neomarinimicrobiota bacterium genome contains these proteins:
- a CDS encoding isocitrate/isopropylmalate dehydrogenase family protein, with product MPKYRIAWLPGDGVGRDVMDCARMVLEKLALDAEYVPGDIGWE from the coding sequence ATGCCTAAATACCGCATCGCCTGGCTGCCGGGTGACGGCGTCGGCCGCGACGTGATGGACTGCGCCCGCATGGTGCTGGAGAAGCTGGCACTGGATGCCGAGTACGTGCCTGGCGACATCGGGTGGGAGTT